From Bacteroides uniformis:
GTTGTTATAAATCTGCCATTACCTACTAATGGTTACTCTTTCTCTTCTTTTCGCAATTTTTAGGTATTGTTCTCCTTTTTAACTACCTCTACCTTTGCTCCCAACAAAAATTAAGATAAAAGATGAGAAAATTAACTGGCTTATTCGTTTTATGTTTTTTGCTTTCTGCCAATGCTTTGCAGGCTGCTGAACCTGAAAAAGTTACTTCTGCAGCAGAGAGTACGGAGATTTCAACAGACAAAGAGAAAAAGGAAAAAGTAGCGAATGATGGCGACAACTACAAGAAATTCCGTTTCGGTGGATACGGAGAAATGGTTGCAAGTTTTAAGGATTATGGTATTAACCGTTTCTATGGTGCGCCTGAAGGCAATCCAGACAAACATAGGAATACAATTTCTATACCCCGTTTCGTGTTGGCTCTGGATTACAAGTTCAATTCCAAATGGATACTCGGTGCTGAAATCGAGTTTGAATCCGGTGGTACGGGTACTGCTTATGAACTTGAGAATACGGAAAACGGTGAGTATGAAACGGAGGTGGAAAAGGGTGGCGAAGTGGCTATCGAGCAATTCCACATTACCCGTTTAATTGTTCCACAATTCAACATACGTGCCGGTCACATCATTGTCCCGGTAGGATTGACCAACGCCCATCATGAACCAATCAATTTCTTTGGAACTTATCGGCCGGAAGGAGAGACAACCATCCTTCCTTCTACGTGGCATGAAAACGGACTCGAGTTTTTTGGTTCTTTTGGAAAAGGATATGCCAGCTTTGATTATCAGGCCATGATAGTGGCCGGTCTGAATGCCAATGGCTTTGACCGTAACACCTGGATAGCAAGTGGCAAACAAGGCATCTTTGAAGAAGACAACTTTACTTCACCGGGCTATGTGGCTCGTCTGGACTATAAGGGGGTTCCGGGGTTGCGTATAGGTGCTTCGTTCTATTACTGCGCTGATGCCGGTTCCAATTCTGACAAAGCGGATACTTATTCGTCTACCGGTAAGATTCCGGTAAGAATTTATACGGCAGATGCCCAATACCGTAATAAATATGTGGTTGCCCGTGCCAATATGGTATACGGAAATTTGGGTAATTCAGCGAAGCTTAGTGAGGCAAATACCAAATTGTCGAATAAATCTCCTTACAGCCGTATAACCCCCATTGCAAAGAATGTAGTCAGTTATGCAGCCGAGGCCGGTTTGAATATCAGCGCTTTCTTCAAAGGAAACAGGAAAGTTCCGGTTATCTACCCCTTTGCACGTTATGAATATTATAATCCGCAAGAAAAGGGAGAGGCCAGCCAGATAATGGAGAAACGTTGTCAGGTAAGCATGTGGACTGCTGGATTGAATTGGTATGCCTTGCCTAATCTGGTGGTAAAGGCTGACTACACTACCCGCCAAATCGGAACAAACAAGGTTTTTGGAACTGGCAAGTATAATAGTGAAAATGAGTTTTCGATTGGTATTGCCTATATCGGTTGGTTTGTCAAGAAGTAGATGAATAGTAATCAATTAATTTTATACAGATGAGGAAAAATTTCTTTTATGCGGCAGCTTTGGTATTAGGGCTGGCATTTACGGCTACTGCTTGTAGCGATGATGATGACAACAGTACAGTTAATCCTGCTGACATTGAGTATAACTCGGAGAATGCGGCAAGTTGGCACAACTACATGAGAAATGTGGCGGCTTTGTTGAAGGCAGATGCCACCAATCTTTATGATTCTTGGAATACGAGTTATAAGGGTGGGGCAAGTTTTGCAACTTCCTTCAAAGCTCATAATGGTGCCTATAACTTTTCAAGTGCCTGGAACTGTATAGAGCAGGTTATCGACGGTTGTGTTGAAATCTCCAATGAGGTAGGTGAGACGAAGATTGGTGATCCATATAATAAATATATGGCAAACAATGTTACAGAGGCCCTCTATGCTGTTGAGTCATGGTATAGCTGGCATTCCCGTGATGATTATACCAATAATATTTACTCAATCCGCAATGCCTATTACGGCTCTTTGGACGGTAAGGTGAGCGACAAGTCAATTTCAAAATTGGTGGCTGGAGTCAATGCGGAGTTGGATATGAAAGTGTCGGCAGCTATCACTACGGCAGCATCGGCTATTCAGGCTATTCCCCAACCTTTCCGTAATAATATCAACAGTCAGGAAACGGTAGCGGCTATCAAGGCTTGTGAAGAACTGGAAAGTGTATTGGATAAGGAGTTGAAACCTTATATCAGGGACAATAGCACCATTAACAGCAATGAAGCACTTGACCCGATTGTTGAAAATTATGTCAATGTTGTGGTTTTGCCTACCTATAAGGATTTGAAGGAGAAGAATAGTACGCTGTATGACGCTGTGGTGGCTCTTGCCAACAATCCCTCTAACAGTGCTTTTGAGACGGCATGCAATGCTTGGATAACAGCCCGTGAACCTTGGGAGGAAAGTGAGGCGTTCCTATTTGGGCCGGTGGATGAGCTGGGACTTGACCCGAATATGGATAGTTGGCCTTTGGACCAGAACGCCATTGTCCAGATTCTGAATTCCCAGAAATGGGGCGATTTGGAATGGAGCGAGGGTGATGATGATGCAAAAGTTGAATCTGCCCAAAATGTACGCGGATTCCATACTTTGGAATTCCTGCTTTTCAAGGATGGCAAGCCTCGTACAGTTAAATAAGAATTATTTATAAACAATACTCAAGAAGTAAAGGGGAGGATTTGGAGAATCCTGCCTTTACTTCTTTGGCATGTTTGGATATGCCATTATTAAAAAGTAGATAAAGATGATGAATCGTTTAATGAGATATTCATGTCTTCTCCTTTGTTTGTCGGCAGGTTTGACTGCTTGTGATGATGATGGGATTGACGTGTTGGATATAGAGATTCCTGAAGGATACGCTCTGTCTGCCGGAACGTCCACAATCTTCATGAATTCATCTAAGGCCTATGATTCACCGGCAGACTGGGTGTCGGGTGTTTACAACAGTCGCTTTAATGATGGTGACGGGCTTTACGATGATGTGCGTACGAGTAGCAATGGCATGGGAGGTGGTCTTGGCCCGGTCTATGCGGGGTATTCTTGTGGCAGTTGTCATCGTAATGCCGGCCGTACCAAACCGACGCTGTGGAGTGAAGGTGGATCGGGTAGTTACGGGTTTTCCTCGATGCTGGTTTATATAAGCCGCAAGAATGGTGCGTTTTTTCAGGATTATGGTCGTGTCCTCCATGACCAGGCAATTTATGGAGTGAAACCGGAGGGGAAGCTTTCTGTGGAGTATACTTATGAGACTTTTACCTTTCCCGACGGAGAGAAGTATGAACTTTGCAGACCGGCTTATTCCATATCCGAATGGTATGCTGACAGTATAAAGCCTGAAGATATGTTCTGTACGGTGCGTATCCCGTTGAGACATGTCGGTATGGGGCAAATGATGGCTTTGGAACCTACGGAGATTGAAGCGCTTGCTGCAAAAAGTAATTATCCGGAGTATGGTATAAGTGGCCGTTGCAATTACATTACCGAACGTGGTGTGAGAAGCTTGGGGCTGTCGGGAAATAAGGCTCAACATGCGGATTTGACTGTTGAACTTGGTTTTTCAAGTGATATGGGTGTTACCAATAGCCGCTATCCGGAAGAGATATGCGAGGGGCAGTCCCAGGTGAATCAAGGCAGCATGATGGGGCTTTCTTATGCCCAGTTGGATGTTTCTACAGAAGATATGGAAGATGTTGACTTGTATATGCAGAGTCTTGGTGTTCCTGCACGGCGTAATGTGAATGACCCGCAGGTGATAAGGGGAGAACAGAATTTCTATAAAGCCAAGTGCCATCTTTGCCATGTCACCACGTTGCATACCAAGCCTCGGGGCTCCGTGCTGTTGAACGGTACCCGTTTGCCATGGTTGGGAAGTCAGACAATTCACCCCTATTCGGATTTTTTGCTGCATGATATGGGCTCCGAAATTATGGGAGTCGGTCTGAATGACAACTATGTAAGTGGGTTGGCGCGTGGCAATGAATGGCGCACTACTCCGCTTTGGGGTATCGGGCTTCAGGAAAAGGTAAACGGACATACCTACTTCTTGCACGATGGTCGTGCTCGCAATCTTGTTGAAGCCATAATGTGGCATGGGGGAGAGGGAGAAGCATCGAAAAATCTCTTTAAGAACATGAGTAAGGATGACCGTGATGCCCTGATTGTATTTTTAAATTCACTTTAGAACTAATAAGCTTTATATAAAAAGTAATTATGAAGAAATTTTTATATGTCGCCATGCTGGCTGTTTTGCCTTTGACCGCTATGGCGCAACATGAGGAAGATACGGAGAATGGTGTAGTGTCATTGGCCGGAAGAGAAGGTTTTACCATTGAAACAAAGAAAGGTGATTTTGTTTTCAAGCCTTATCTGTTGGTACAAACGAGTGCTAATTTCAATTGGTATGATGATGAAGGCTTGGATAAGGCTTATAACCAAGATAATATTGCCAATTCGGGTTTTTCCATTCCTTATGCCGTACTTGGCTTTACTGGCAAGGCTTTTGGAAAAGTAGCTTTCAATCTGTCCATCAATGCTGCTGCAAGTGGAGGAGCGCTGTTACAGCAGGCGTGGTTTGATGTACAGCTGAAAAAACAATTTGCGATTCGTGTCGGAAAGTTCAAGACTCCATTTTCGCATGCCTATCTGACAACTCTTGGCGAAACACTGCTTCCCCAGTTGCCGGTTTCTCTGACGTCTTCTGTAATTTTGCCTTATTCGTTGAATGCCGTGACGCCTAATATCGGTACGGGATTTGACCTGGGTGTTGAAATTCACGGTCTGGTGGCAGATAAGTTCGGTTATGAAGTCGGCTTGTTCAATGGAACCGGAGCTTCCGTGAATACAGCTTCAAAGACGATGAGTGATGACTGGCATATCCCTTCATTGCTGTATGCCGGACGTCTGACTTATATGCCCAAGGGGGTGATGCCTTCCACACAAGGTAATCCTAACCGTTTGAACGAGGATAAGATATTATTCGGTCTTTCGGGTTCTATCAATGTGGAGAGTGAAAATGAGAGTACCAATGATACCCGTGTGGGGTTGGAATTTGCCATGTTGAAGAACAAGCTCTATCTGGCGGCTGAAGCTTATTATATGAATGTAGGTTTCACCAAACGGCAAAAGATAAATGAATCGTATAGCTTTTTAGGCGGTTATGTGCAAGGTGGTTACTTTGTCGCTCCCCGCCTACAGCTTGCCGCACGCTACGATATCTTCAATCGTAACGGTACGGATGACGACGGTTTCCTGAATATGCCTGCTGTAGGTATGAATTACTTTTTCAGAGGATGCAACCTGAAATTGCAGGCAATGTATCAGTATGTAGCCCGTTGGGGACACGACACGCAGCTCGACCGTGATAATGATAATTTAGGTCTGGCCACTCACTCTGCCACGGTGATGCTTCAATATACATTCTAAATGAAGTCAGGAAAGGA
This genomic window contains:
- a CDS encoding imelysin family protein codes for the protein MRKNFFYAAALVLGLAFTATACSDDDDNSTVNPADIEYNSENAASWHNYMRNVAALLKADATNLYDSWNTSYKGGASFATSFKAHNGAYNFSSAWNCIEQVIDGCVEISNEVGETKIGDPYNKYMANNVTEALYAVESWYSWHSRDDYTNNIYSIRNAYYGSLDGKVSDKSISKLVAGVNAELDMKVSAAITTAASAIQAIPQPFRNNINSQETVAAIKACEELESVLDKELKPYIRDNSTINSNEALDPIVENYVNVVVLPTYKDLKEKNSTLYDAVVALANNPSNSAFETACNAWITAREPWEESEAFLFGPVDELGLDPNMDSWPLDQNAIVQILNSQKWGDLEWSEGDDDAKVESAQNVRGFHTLEFLLFKDGKPRTVK
- a CDS encoding di-heme oxidoredictase family protein, which translates into the protein MNRLMRYSCLLLCLSAGLTACDDDGIDVLDIEIPEGYALSAGTSTIFMNSSKAYDSPADWVSGVYNSRFNDGDGLYDDVRTSSNGMGGGLGPVYAGYSCGSCHRNAGRTKPTLWSEGGSGSYGFSSMLVYISRKNGAFFQDYGRVLHDQAIYGVKPEGKLSVEYTYETFTFPDGEKYELCRPAYSISEWYADSIKPEDMFCTVRIPLRHVGMGQMMALEPTEIEALAAKSNYPEYGISGRCNYITERGVRSLGLSGNKAQHADLTVELGFSSDMGVTNSRYPEEICEGQSQVNQGSMMGLSYAQLDVSTEDMEDVDLYMQSLGVPARRNVNDPQVIRGEQNFYKAKCHLCHVTTLHTKPRGSVLLNGTRLPWLGSQTIHPYSDFLLHDMGSEIMGVGLNDNYVSGLARGNEWRTTPLWGIGLQEKVNGHTYFLHDGRARNLVEAIMWHGGEGEASKNLFKNMSKDDRDALIVFLNSL
- a CDS encoding porin encodes the protein MKKFLYVAMLAVLPLTAMAQHEEDTENGVVSLAGREGFTIETKKGDFVFKPYLLVQTSANFNWYDDEGLDKAYNQDNIANSGFSIPYAVLGFTGKAFGKVAFNLSINAAASGGALLQQAWFDVQLKKQFAIRVGKFKTPFSHAYLTTLGETLLPQLPVSLTSSVILPYSLNAVTPNIGTGFDLGVEIHGLVADKFGYEVGLFNGTGASVNTASKTMSDDWHIPSLLYAGRLTYMPKGVMPSTQGNPNRLNEDKILFGLSGSINVESENESTNDTRVGLEFAMLKNKLYLAAEAYYMNVGFTKRQKINESYSFLGGYVQGGYFVAPRLQLAARYDIFNRNGTDDDGFLNMPAVGMNYFFRGCNLKLQAMYQYVARWGHDTQLDRDNDNLGLATHSATVMLQYTF